A genomic region of Papaver somniferum cultivar HN1 chromosome 7, ASM357369v1, whole genome shotgun sequence contains the following coding sequences:
- the LOC113296488 gene encoding uncharacterized protein LOC113296488, giving the protein MRSYVRAKYGIYLNTSSDSDEEEKASLMFTQLYLDERLRIIRQPIPKEVQTRSVITRDRVWHDAKMMNDYFTAGIGYTSRQFKQRLGMSEDLFEKLLGKLLEVDPEWHQCPDATDTMGHSPHMKLVVVMKCLCNSTPADSVDDYTRMGASTIYKYLKRFCHTVCTTFGARYLCEPTPEDVQRLLVENADRGFPGMLGSVDCMQWPWKNCPVAWQGTYRGKDKESSLVLEAVASYDLWFWHAFFGMPGSNNDLNVLAHSPLFDNMLKGVSPPCNYVINGHQYNMGYFLADGIYPKLNTIVHAFSQTLDSPYFVKFNKYQMDKRKDVERAFGVLQGKFRIVGSLCKYWHQSDLNLIMKCCLILHNIIIEHERRNRDLGRVVPVPLPEPTVNGRVFMSSLKNLELHLQLRNDLVKHIAARPDLDEEVVPGQTKDGAFDYYGDYNDQVPDDFEHAVEHVYGDGHVGDEYGHDGDEDDDSGDDEDYDDDEDDENSEDDDDEDSDGDDEAAYDDVGMYDEDDVEA; this is encoded by the exons ATGCGTTCTTATGTGAGAGCTAAATATGGAATCTATTTGAATACCTCTAGtgatagtgatgaagaagagaaagcttCGCTAATGTTTACACAACTATATTTGGATGAACGATTACGTATTATTAGACAACCTATACCAAAGGAGGTACAAACACGTAGTGTAATAACGCGTGATCGGGTGTGGCATGATGCcaaaatgatgaatgattattttacaGCTGGAATCGGTTATACATCTAGACAATTCAAACAACGTCTAGGCATGAGTGAAGACTTATTCGAGAAATTGTTAGGAAAATTGCTTGAAGTGGACCCGGAATGGCATCAATGTCCGGATGCAACCGATACTATGGGGCATTCTCCGCATATGAAATTAGTTGTGgtgatgaaatgtttatgcaatAGTACGCCAGCTGATAGTGTTGATGATTACACTCGTATGGGTGCTTCCACAATATACAAGTATCTAAAAAGATTTTGCCACACCGTTTGCACGACTTTTGGAGCAAGATATTTGTGTGAACCCACTCCTGAAGATGTTCAGAGGTTGCTAGTTGAGAATGCCGACCGAGGTTTTCCTGGAATGCTTGgtagtgttgattgtatgcaATGGCCATGGAAGAATTGTCCGGTAGCTTGGCAAGGAACTTACCGGGGTAAAGATAAAGAGAGTAGTTTGGTATTAGAGGCGGTGGCATCATATGATTTGTGGTTTTGGCATGCCTTTTTTGGAATGCCTGGATCAAACAACGATTTGAATGTGTTGGCACACTCACCcctttttgataacatgctaaaGGGTGTATCACCTCCATGCAATTATGTCATCAACGGTCACCAATACAATATGGGTTACTTCTTAGCCGATGGTATCTATCCAAAGTTGAATACAATTGTACATGCTTTTTCTCAGACATTGGACAGTCCCTACTTTGTTAAGTTTAACAAGTATCAAATGGATAAAAGAAAGGATGTTGAGCGTGCTTTTGGAGTGCTTCAGGGTAAATTCAGAATTGTCGGATCTCTCTGTAAGTATTGGCACCAATCTGACTTGAATCTAATTATGAAATGTTGTCTTATTTTACACAACATCATTATCGAGCATGAGCGTCGGAATAGGGATTTGGGCAGGGTTGTTCCTGTTCCACTTCCGGAACCTACTGTTAATGGTCGTGTATTTATGTCATCTCTGAAAAACCTAGAACTGCATCTACAACTAAGAAATGATCTTGTCAAGCACATTGCTGCGCGTCCTG ACTTAGACGAAGAAGTAGTCCCAGGTCAAACCAAGGATGGAGCATTTGATTATTATGGGGATTATAATGATCAAGTTCCAGATGACTTTGAACATGCTGTTGAACATGTCTATGGAGACGGTCATGTGGGAGACGAATATGGACATgatggagatgaagatgatgattctgGCGATGATGAGGATTATGACGATGATGAGGACGATGAGAATTCGGAggacgatgatgatgaggattctgacggTGACGATGAGGCTGCGTACGATGATGTGGGTatgtatgatgaggatgatgttGAGGCATAA
- the LOC113300292 gene encoding FACT complex subunit SPT16-like, with amino-acid sequence MESRPKMDWLGNIISDDESSLPAEEEKKEEDGDRYELLGENFETFRKRLKFLNRYRPDLVYQEIFRSKNPDKYTKELRKQHQAKLSRTLHRRTYERLGVKKRLYDVNMYEELSRKGAETTSDSLELLKGKLPSVRLSNLSIYPAVVTGTRREMIGTLEAYLNGFRFSPFQIDIMYSNVKHAFFQDGEENKAGDETISPLFHLHLHNPIKVGTKMVPYGAYLEGNEEICSLFM; translated from the exons ATGGAATCGAGACCAAAAATGGATTGGTTAGGAAACATCATTTCAGATGACGAAAG TTCTCTTCCtgcagaggaggagaagaaggaggaggacgGCGATAGATATGAATTATTGGGAGAGAACTTTGAAACCTTCCGCAAGCGTTTGAAATTTTTGAATCGGTACCGTCCAGACCTCGtgtaccaggagattttcaggtCTAAGAACCCTGACAAGTATACCAAGGAGTTGAGGAAGCAACATCAGGCTAAACTTTCACGCACATTACACAGACGTACTTATGAGAGGTTGGGTGTCAAAAAGCGATTATACGATGTTAATATGTACGAAGAACTCTCCCGAAAAGGAGCCGAAACCACTTCGGATTCGCTTGAACTATTAAAAGGAAAACTCCCCAGTGTACGGTTATCTAATTTGTCAATCTATCCAGCAGTGGTGACAGGAACCCGTAGAGAGATGATTGGCACCCTTGAAGCATATTTGAACGGTTTCCGTTTTTCACCTTTCCAGATAGATATCATGTACAGTAATGTAAAACATGCTTTCTTTCAAGATGGAGAAGAAAATAAAGCTGGAGATGAGACCATATCCCCGCTCTTTCACTTGCACTTGCACAACCCAATCAAGGTGGGGACCAAGATGGTTCCGTATGGTGCATACCTCGAGGGAAATGAAGAGATCTGCTCATTGTTCATGTAA